Proteins encoded in a region of the Haloglomus salinum genome:
- a CDS encoding ArsR/SmtB family transcription factor gives MGDAELAVNTDRLRRLLGDQLEDCCDSDVDERVAELRALERETTAPGGDLTALQALGGETRYRLARLLVAGGERCVCELAPLVDVSESAVSHALSSLADAGLVERRKAGRWRYYRATDRATALLDALDATREVPA, from the coding sequence ATGGGCGACGCCGAACTGGCGGTCAACACCGACCGTCTCCGACGGTTGCTGGGCGACCAGCTGGAGGACTGCTGTGACAGCGATGTCGACGAGCGGGTCGCGGAGCTCCGTGCGCTGGAGCGCGAGACCACCGCGCCCGGCGGCGATCTGACGGCGCTCCAGGCACTCGGCGGCGAGACGCGCTACCGACTCGCCCGGCTGCTCGTGGCCGGCGGGGAGCGCTGTGTCTGTGAACTCGCACCGCTCGTCGACGTCTCCGAATCCGCGGTGAGCCACGCACTCTCCTCGCTGGCCGACGCCGGGCTGGTCGAGCGACGGAAGGCGGGCCGCTGGCGGTACTACCGCGCGACCGACCGCGCGACCGCGCTGCTGGATGCGCTCGACGCGACCCGGGAGGTGCCGGCATGA
- a CDS encoding 50S ribosomal protein L15e: MTRSFYSHIREAWNSPKEGKLAELQWQRQQEWRNQGAIERIERPTRLDRARSLGYKAKQGIVVARVAVRKGGARKQRFKAGRRSKRQGVNKITRRKSIQRIAEERAGRKFRNLRVLNSYWVGEDGSKKWHEVILVDPEHPAIENDDDLNWICDSSQRGRAYRGRTSAGQKGRGQQGRGKGTEHTKPSLGADRRRGK, encoded by the coding sequence ATGACACGAAGCTTCTATTCGCACATCCGGGAGGCCTGGAACTCCCCGAAGGAGGGCAAGCTCGCGGAACTGCAGTGGCAGCGCCAGCAGGAGTGGCGCAACCAGGGCGCCATCGAGCGCATCGAGCGGCCCACCCGACTGGACCGCGCGCGCTCGCTGGGCTACAAGGCAAAGCAGGGTATCGTCGTGGCCCGCGTCGCCGTCCGGAAGGGCGGGGCGCGCAAGCAGCGGTTCAAGGCCGGCCGGCGCTCGAAGCGCCAGGGTGTCAACAAGATCACCCGCCGGAAGTCCATCCAGCGCATCGCCGAGGAGCGCGCTGGCCGGAAGTTCCGGAATCTGCGGGTCCTGAACTCCTACTGGGTCGGCGAGGACGGCTCGAAGAAGTGGCACGAGGTCATCCTCGTGGACCCCGAGCACCCCGCCATCGAGAACGACGACGACCTCAACTGGATCTGCGACAGCAGCCAGCGCGGGCGCGCCTACCGCGGGCGCACCTCCGCGGGCCAGAAGGGTCGTGGCCAGCAGGGTCGCGGCAAGGGGACCGAGCACACGAAGCCGAGCCTCGGTGCGGACCGACGGCGCGGCAAATAA
- a CDS encoding low molecular weight phosphatase family protein — translation MSRRTLGFVCVQNAGRSQMSTAFAERERGHRGLADEVDIVTGGTDPADEVHPEVVEVMAELDIDLADRTPRAVSDAELDACDVVATMGCSTLSLSVDTEVRDWALADPHGRDVERVREIRDEIEGLVVDLFDEVEADLAAEQ, via the coding sequence ATGAGCCGCCGGACGCTGGGGTTCGTCTGCGTGCAGAACGCCGGCCGCTCGCAGATGTCGACCGCCTTCGCCGAGCGCGAGCGCGGGCACCGCGGACTGGCTGACGAGGTCGACATCGTCACCGGCGGCACCGACCCCGCCGACGAGGTCCATCCGGAGGTCGTCGAGGTCATGGCCGAACTCGATATCGACCTCGCGGACCGCACCCCGCGCGCCGTGAGCGACGCGGAACTCGACGCCTGTGACGTGGTCGCGACGATGGGCTGCTCGACGCTGTCGCTCTCGGTCGATACCGAGGTCCGGGACTGGGCGCTCGCGGACCCGCACGGTCGGGACGTCGAACGCGTGCGCGAGATCCGCGACGAGATAGAAGGGCTCGTCGTCGACCTGTTCGACGAGGTCGAGGCCGACCTCGCCGCCGAGCAGTAA